In Streptomyces sp. 71268, the DNA window AGGGCCACCGACGGGCCGGGGGCGACGTGCCGCAGTACGTGGCGATCGACCCGACGCAGGCGGCGGCGAGCCGGCACGTGGCCGACCAGCTCACCGAGATCATGGACTGGGAGACCGGGATCTTCGGCCCGTACCCGTTCTCCTCGACCGGCGCCATCGTCGACGACACGCCCGACCTCGGCTACGCCCTGGAGACCCAGACCAAGCCGTACTACAGCACGCCGCCCGACGCCTACCTCCAGGTCCACGAGCTGGCACACCAGTGGTTCGGCAACTCGCTCACGCCGCGCACCTGGGGCGACATCTGGCTCAACGAGGGCTTCGCGACGTACGCCGAGTGGCTGTGGGAGGTGGAGCGGGGCACGGCGGGCCGCACCGCGGACGAGATCTTCCGCGACTACTACGACGGCTCCGACGGCCAGAGCGAGGGCATCTGGGCCTTCCCACCCGGCACCCCGCCAGGGCCCGGACAACTCCTCGACCCGCCGGTGTACGGGCGCGGCGCGATGACCCTGCACCGGCTGCGGCAGACGGTCGGCGACCGCGCCTTCTTCGCCATCGTCCGCGCCTGGGTCGCCGAACACCGGCACGCCACGGTCACCACCGAGGAGTTCATCGCCCTGTGCGAACGCGAGTCGGGTCGCGACCTGGGCGAACTCTTCGACGCGTGGCTGTACGAGAAGGGTCGGCCGAAGCTGTCCTGACCGGGCCCGCGCGGGCGCCGTACCGCCGCGCGGCGCCCGCCCGGCTCGGGCGGTCAGCCGCGGCGGTGGCGGGCCAGGCGGCGGGCGAGCGGGGGCACGGCGGCGCCGGTCAGCAGGGCGGCGAGCGGCAGGGCGACCAGCAGCCAGGGCCGGCGCAGCGGCCGGTAGGTCGCGGTGCCGTCCTTGATCTCGATGAAGCCACGGGGCCGGGTGATGGCACCCCCGCCGCCCACGCCCTCACCGTCCCCGACGCCCGCGCTCGGCCCCGAGCCGATGCCGACGCCGAACCCGACGCTGACCTCGGCGACGGGGATGACGGTCACGCCCCCGGCGGTGACCGGCTCGCCGTACGCCACCGCCGCCGAGACCCGCTCACCGATGTCGTCGGCCAGCCGCTCCAGTTGGGCCTCCAGCCCCGGGCCGGCCGACGGCGGAAGCGCGGGCCGGGAGGCGGGGCGGGAAGGGGGCCGGCCCGTCGTGGCGTCCGGAGCGGTCATCGAGTGCCTCCAGCGGCGTGGCGTACGAACGGCGTCGGCCACGAACGTTATCCGCCCGGGCCGGCCACGCGTGTCACGAGGCCCGCGCCCCCGCGAACGCCTTGCGGTACTCCCGCGGCGACACCCCGACGTGCAGCATGAAGTGCCGGCGCAGGTTGGCCGCGCTGCCCAGGCCGCTGCGCTCGCTGACCCGCTCGATGGGCAGCGTGGTGGTCTCAAGGAGCGTCTGGGCCCGTGCGAGGCGCTCGTTGAGCAGCCACTTCAGGGGCGTGGTGCCCGTCGCCGCCTGGAGCTGCCGGAAGAAGGTGCGCGGGCTCACCCCCGCGCGCCGGGCCAGGTCGACCACGGTCAGCGGCTCGTGCAGCCGCTCGCTCGCCCACTCCAGGACCGGGCCGAGCCCCGCGTCGTCGGTGGCCGGCACCGACAGGTCGATGAACTGCGCCTGGCCACCGGCCCGGTGCGCCGGCACCACCATGCGCCGCGCGAGCTGACCCGCCACCCGCGCCCCGAGGTCACAGCGCACCAGGTGCAGACACAGGTCGAGGCCCGCGGTCATCCCGGCGCTGGTCAGCACGTCACCGTCGTCCACGTACAGCACCGAGTCGTCCACGGTGACCTTCGGATAGCGCTTGGCCAGGTCGTCGGTGTGCATCCAGTGCGCGGTGGCCCGCCGCCCGTCCAGGAGGCCCGCCTCGGCCAGCGCGAACGCGCCGGTGCACAGCGACACCATCCGCGCGCCCGACTCGGCCGCCAACCGCAGCGCGGCCACCAGCTCGGGCGGCACCGGCGCCTCGCCGTCCACCACCGACATCGGC includes these proteins:
- a CDS encoding spore germination protein GerW family protein yields the protein MTAPDATTGRPPSRPASRPALPPSAGPGLEAQLERLADDIGERVSAAVAYGEPVTAGGVTVIPVAEVSVGFGVGIGSGPSAGVGDGEGVGGGGAITRPRGFIEIKDGTATYRPLRRPWLLVALPLAALLTGAAVPPLARRLARHRRG
- a CDS encoding helix-turn-helix domain-containing protein, coding for MRPGSVAIAVVDDVDVPPWDLYELAIACSVFGKPQPDLADTWYTLRLCAASPDPGGAADDEPPGGFALRTRYGLDALATADTVIVPSVPMSVVDGEAPVPPELVAALRLAAESGARMVSLCTGAFALAEAGLLDGRRATAHWMHTDDLAKRYPKVTVDDSVLYVDDGDVLTSAGMTAGLDLCLHLVRCDLGARVAGQLARRMVVPAHRAGGQAQFIDLSVPATDDAGLGPVLEWASERLHEPLTVVDLARRAGVSPRTFFRQLQAATGTTPLKWLLNERLARAQTLLETTTLPIERVSERSGLGSAANLRRHFMLHVGVSPREYRKAFAGARAS